Proteins encoded in a region of the Nitrospinota bacterium genome:
- the flhB gene encoding flagellar biosynthesis protein FlhB, translating to MAKDPSKTEKATPKRKEDARRKGQVAISKEVSTAAVLLTSLLIFYFAGSYMLNCTLVIMHKYFYESGSFDFNPSTAQTLLIDGISTFSKILAPLLLAILVAGVASCIIQIGFLFSLEPLSLKLNKLNPVKGITKMFSKRSLIELPKSVIKLIIVAFIAFITIKQEISNVFLLTDRNTSEILSYIGIISLKILLRTIWALIALAILDYIFQRHEYEEELKMTKEEVKDELRQREGDPQVKKKIRSIQYQMARRRMMESISKADVVVTNPTHLAVALEYNKERMIAPTVVAKGAGFIAEKIKEIARKNGIPLVENKPLAKILYKLVDIGEIIPISLYKMVAEVLAFVYQLKKKRFGEQRDIG from the coding sequence ATGGCTAAAGATCCTAGCAAAACCGAAAAAGCAACACCTAAAAGAAAAGAAGATGCAAGGCGTAAAGGTCAAGTAGCTATCAGCAAAGAGGTATCAACAGCCGCTGTATTGCTGACCAGTCTTTTGATTTTTTATTTTGCAGGTTCTTATATGCTTAATTGCACCTTAGTGATCATGCATAAATATTTTTACGAGAGCGGATCCTTTGATTTCAATCCCTCCACTGCTCAGACTCTGTTAATTGATGGGATATCTACGTTTTCTAAGATTCTTGCACCCCTCCTTTTAGCAATACTAGTAGCCGGTGTTGCTTCCTGTATTATTCAGATAGGATTCCTCTTTAGCCTCGAACCCCTTAGTTTAAAACTAAATAAACTAAACCCTGTTAAAGGCATCACTAAAATGTTCTCAAAGAGGTCTCTTATTGAACTACCCAAGTCAGTAATAAAGCTCATTATTGTTGCTTTTATTGCTTTTATTACTATCAAGCAGGAAATTTCAAATGTTTTTCTTTTAACGGATAGAAATACCTCAGAGATACTATCTTATATTGGAATCATATCATTAAAGATCCTCTTAAGGACAATATGGGCCCTTATTGCACTAGCTATTTTGGATTATATCTTCCAAAGGCATGAATATGAAGAGGAATTAAAGATGACAAAAGAGGAAGTCAAAGACGAATTGAGGCAAAGGGAAGGCGATCCACAGGTCAAAAAGAAGATAAGGAGCATTCAATATCAAATGGCAAGAAGAAGGATGATGGAAAGCATCTCAAAAGCTGATGTTGTCGTAACCAACCCCACTCATTTAGCCGTGGCATTGGAATATAATAAAGAGAGAATGATTGCTCCAACCGTTGTAGCTAAAGGGGCTGGGTTTATAGCAGAGAAAATAAAGGAGATTGCCAGAAAAAACGGGATCCCCCTTGTAGAGAACAAGCCTCTTGCAAAAATACTATATAAACTGGTGGATATTGGAGAAATCATACCTATATCATTGTACAAAATGGTTGCTGAGGTCTTGGCTTTTGTTTATCAACTTAAAAAGAAACGATTCGGAGAACAGAGAGATATAGGATAA